One genomic segment of Aulosira sp. FACHB-615 includes these proteins:
- a CDS encoding integrase — translation MKWTVEAVNDRLKAGKVGVKVEQRGDRLSLRATFPPKPGSDKDKPYQQYLALGIYANPAGLQRAEAEAKIVGGLLARGEFDWGRYLGEEKEPIQNCGYWVEKFKQEYFAANGDDATKQQTWKRHYEACFNKLPLNANLTPEILITTAISTPANTWTRRTMCQKLEQLAKFALVKVDLKKYQGEYSSSKQIIRQLPSEDEIAAAREAITHPEWQWSFGAIACYGLRPHEIFFATISPEPPHACTIDDGKTGVRIAFPLPPGWASDWQLWENKKPSKVNVEGVTWKDLGNRVYKALKRYKVNFPTYDLRHAWAIRAATKYQIPTAVAAQWMGHSVIVHLREYQRHITQGDHLEIYERFTQGS, via the coding sequence GTGAAATGGACAGTTGAAGCTGTAAACGATCGCCTAAAAGCAGGCAAGGTAGGAGTAAAAGTTGAGCAAAGGGGCGATCGCTTATCACTCCGTGCTACGTTTCCACCCAAACCAGGGAGCGACAAGGATAAACCATATCAGCAGTATTTAGCTTTGGGCATCTACGCAAACCCCGCCGGACTGCAAAGGGCTGAGGCTGAGGCGAAAATAGTTGGGGGACTACTGGCTAGGGGTGAATTTGATTGGGGACGGTATTTGGGTGAAGAAAAGGAACCCATTCAAAACTGTGGGTATTGGGTAGAAAAATTCAAGCAAGAGTATTTCGCTGCCAACGGGGACGACGCGACCAAGCAGCAGACATGGAAGCGACATTACGAAGCTTGCTTTAATAAGTTGCCATTGAATGCAAATTTAACGCCGGAAATTTTAATCACCACTGCCATCAGCACCCCCGCTAACACCTGGACACGGCGGACAATGTGCCAAAAACTTGAGCAGCTTGCTAAGTTTGCCCTTGTGAAGGTGGACTTGAAGAAATACCAAGGCGAGTATTCCAGTAGCAAGCAAATAATTCGCCAGCTACCTTCAGAGGATGAAATCGCGGCGGCGAGGGAGGCTATTACTCATCCTGAGTGGCAGTGGAGCTTTGGAGCGATCGCTTGCTACGGCTTGCGACCTCATGAAATATTTTTTGCAACTATCAGCCCCGAACCACCGCACGCTTGCACAATCGATGATGGTAAAACTGGAGTTAGAATTGCATTTCCACTGCCACCGGGATGGGCTAGTGATTGGCAGTTGTGGGAAAATAAAAAGCCCTCCAAAGTGAATGTGGAGGGTGTGACCTGGAAAGATTTAGGTAATAGGGTATACAAGGCTTTAAAGCGGTACAAGGTTAATTTTCCGACTTATGATTTACGTCACGCCTGGGCGATCCGCGCTGCCACTAAATATCAAATTCCTACAGCTGTCGCCGCCCAGTGGATGGGGCATAGTGTGATTGTGCATCTTCGGGAGTATCAAAGGCATATTACTCAGGGAGATCATCTGGAGATATACGAGCGGTTTACACAGGGTTCTTGA